ATGCACGAAAATACCGTGGATGCTTCCAAGGAAAAGCATGTACCGGTAGTGGAAAAAACAGAAGACGGCTATAAAGTGACAATCGGTAGCGTTCCCCACCCAATGGAAAGTGAGCATTATATTGAATGGATTGAGGTTATCGCAGACGGAACACTGTTGCGTAAATGGCTTAAGCCCGGAGATGCGCCGGAAGCATACTTTGTGACTGATGCCAAAGACGTGACGGTGAGGGAGTACTGCAACATCCATGGTTTATGGAAAAGTTAAAACTGTCATTTCTATAACCTTGCCGGCCCTTGGTCTTAAAATAGACCAGGGGTTAATTTTTTTGTTGTTCTGAAAACAAGGCTATAGTAGAATTATGAAAGAATGGAGTGGTGATGAATGTGGCATATAACTGAGCCTGCATATAGAGAAACATTAAAATGTCTAAAAGACGAACCGGTTAAAAACCTTAATATTATTAATTTCATGGAAAACTACCGTATCGCCGGTATTTTAAAAGCCGGGGAATCGGTGGCGGTGCGTGGCTGCAGTGATAATAACTGGCTTTATTTCAGCAGCTCAGATATGGCAGAACTAACATCGCTAACGGAGCAAATCAGCAGTACAGATAAAAACTTTGCTTGCCTGGAAAGCTGGATGCTGCCGTTATTTACAGAGCACAGGAAGGTTGCCTGGAAGATGTCCACTACCCAGTTTTTGCTTCGGGAAGATGTGGAGCTTTCCGCAGAATCTTCTGCCGTCGCTCTTTCCCCGGAGGATGCTCCCTACATCTATCAGCACTTACCCTATAAGGACATAACGTCAGTTAAATATATTGAAGAAAGAATAACACAGGGCGAAAGCGCCGGCATCTATGAACAGGGCAGGTTAGTGGCCTGGGCTGCCACCCATGATGACGGAGCCATGGGCCTTCTGCATGTACTGCCCCAATACCGCAACAGAGGCTACGCCACAGAGGTAATGATCGGATTAATTGGGAAAATACGCAGCGCAGGAAAAATACCATTTGGCCAGATAGAAGGATGGAATGTAAAATCCCTAAACCTGACGGCAAAACTGGGGTTTGTTCCCCATAGAGATGTGCATTGGCTAATGACCAAATGATAACAGGCGTTCAAATATTCTGGTTAGTTCTGTTAGCAGGCCTCAGGGCCTGCTTTTTTTTACTGAGGAAATCGCAGTTTGCGAAGCTGCTAAATTAGTATGAGATATTAAGGAAGCTTAATCACCATTGTTTATGTCATAGGAAGGAATAATTAACAATAAATTGAATTATGAAGAAAAGATATAAACATAAATTTCCATTAAGCTGTTGAGCCGGGGGGCGAGATGATTGAATTTTTTTAAACGTGCACTTACAAGTATCACAAGAAGAAAGCTGAAATCCCTGATTTTTGCTTTAATTGTTCTTATTCTGGGTAATATCATGCTTTCATCATTGTTGATTGTGCAGTCTGTGGACGGTACCAAAGATGCAATACTGAGGGAATTGCCACCGGTTGTGTCTTTGGATATAAATCATGAAAGGTTAAGGGAGATATTTGAGAGCCAAAGTGACCCCGGGGGTATTGAAATAGACTTTATCACCTTTGATGATTTGGAACGAATCGAGGCGGCAAGCGGTACATATATAAAATCCTTTGATTATTCCTCCATGGCAAGCTTTAGCACTAAATCACTGGAGCCTTATAGCGGAGAAAATGATGATTACATGTTTTTCGGGGGTGACACCCCCTACTTTGAAGTGATGGGAGTAGCAAACCCTAACTTTACATTATTGGAAATCGGCGATGCCAAGATAGCTGAAGGTCGGACTTTTACTCAGGAAGAAATAGATAAGGGAAGCCCCGTTTTAATTATGACTCAGCAACTGGCGAAAGCAAATGATTACGTGGTGGGGGAAACCATATCAATTGATAACCTGGTAGTGGATTATACAGAAAGCGGCGAAGAGGTTGTCATAGAGACAATGTCAACGGACTTTCAGTTAGTGGGTCTCATTGAGTATACAGAACTGCCCCAGACAGGCAATCAAGGGGATATGATGCGGGATGATTGGGAAGCGACAATGCGTAATAACAGACTTATCACCAGCAATAATTTTGTGGCTGCCCATAATCAGGAAATGATGGAGACCATGCGTCCAATCATAGAAGAACGGTCGGGGCAAAGGATGGACTCACTTTATGAATACAACCCTTTAAGCGGGGTGCAATTTACCTATATCCTAAACTCGTCGGAAGAAGTAGACCGGTTTGTGGGGGCTGCTGCGTCAGCACTTGACAATGATTTTTATCGCTTTGCAACTCAGGAAGACAGTTTTAAAAATGTTGCCCAACCTCTGGAATCAATGAAAGGCATCTTAACCTACGCTTTTTATATTACCTTGGGCTCTGCCGTGGTTGTCCTTGCGCTGGTGCTGTTTGCTTTTATGCGTGACCGACAAAAAGAGATAGGTATTTATCTGGCTTTAGGCGAGAAACGGTCCAGGATAACATCACAGATGGTGGTGGAAAGTGTGGCGGTGGGCTTGGTAGGAGCAACTCTTGCCTTAATTAGTGGTGTCTTTGTAGCTTCGTTTATCTCCGATATGCTGCTAAGTACACCCCAGGTGGATCCCAATGAGGTAATGATGTTTGGGTCACGTATGGGAAACTACCTGACAACCATAGATTATGACAGTGTTTTGCAGAACTACCGTGTAGCTTTGACACCTGTCTCAATTATCTCGTTTTACGCTGCTGTTACAACTACCATTGTTTTGGCCCAGCTTATCGCTTCAATTTACATTCTCAGATTTGATCCCAAGAAGATCATGCTGTAGGGGGGATGAAATGTCTATTTTGACGGTACGAAACTTAAGTCACTACTATCCTGATGGTGATTACCGTAGATATGTGTTAAAAGATATAAACTTCGACTTTGAAAAGGGAAAGTTCTATACAATTCTTGGTCAGTCGGGTTCAGGAAAGACTACTTTCCTCTCCTTGCTTGCGGCCATGGATTCAGTCCAGGAAGGAGCTATTGAGTATGAAGGTAAGTCTTTTAACAAGTATGATTTGAACACAATCAGAAGGAATCTGATTGGTATGGTGTTTCAGGGCTATAATCTTATCCCTTATATGACTGCTGTGGAAAATGTGATGGTTGCCATGACAATCACTGAGAATGAGATTCCCGACGACAAACAAGACATTGCCTATAATTTGCTGGATTATCTGGGTATTACCAAAACCAAGGCAGACCGGCTGGTTACAAAGCTGTCCGGTGGAGAACAACAGCGTGTTGCCATTGCCAGGGCACTGGCCACCAATGTGGAAGTGATTCTGGCCGATGAGCCCACCGGCAATGTGGATGAGGATACCGAAACGGAAATAATATCTATCTTTAAGAAATTGGCTCATGATCATAACAAATGTGTAATCGTAGTTACTCATTCACCGCTGATTGCCGCAGAAGCTGACGTAGTATTAACTCTCAGGAAAGGAAATTTTATTTTAGATGAGTGATTTTCTTAACGGCTTTAGTAAAGATAACTATAAAAACGGCAAGCGGATTGTTGAGGACAGGCACCCTGAGCAAGGGGCAGGTGAGGGCAAAACGGAGTACCAACAAAGCAGTGCAAAAGCAGCTATTCCTGATAATGCCAGAGAAGAGATATATGAAAAAGATCCAAACAGTGACAAAAGAAATCGCCAAAAGCGGTTGTTAATTATCTCCGGCATAGTAACAGGATGTTTAATTATCGGTTTGTTTATTTATAATTCAAGGCTGGTGAGGTTGCCGGATTTCGTAGGTGATTATGCTGAAAAGGCACATGTCTGGGCCTTGCAAAATAATATTTTTATTGAACTGGAAGAAGAGTACAACATGGATTACGACCGTGGTGTGGTAATTTCTCAAACACCCAGTGTTCAGGAAACAATCTTTAAAGGCGGTTCAGTAACCATGACTGTTTCCAAAGGCACTAACCCCCAGGAGCGTATCCCGTTACCTGATTTTTCCGAGATGAGTGCCTTTGAAATTGAACAATGGATTGCAGATAACAGGGCGGACAATGTTATCATTAACAGGGAATATGATGATACGATACCGCAAAACAGGTTTATTAAAAAAGAGTTTCGAAACCCGGATATTACCGCAGAAAACTATAAACGCGAAGACAGAATGACCATAATTGTTTCCAGGGGACCGGAGGAGTTTGAACAAAATATTGAAGTGCCAGATTTCTCAGGCAAAGCAGAACCGGAAGTCCTGGAGTGGACAAACCAGACAGGCATCAAGCTAAATATTGAACATGATTATTCCGATACAGTACCGGAAAACCAAATCATTAAGCAAAGCATTTTACCGGAAAGCAAAATTGCCAAAAATGAAGAGCTTACTATAACGTTGTCTCAGGGCAGGGCAATTTACGCCCCTTCTTTCTCCGGCCTTTCCAAAGAAGAAGCGGCGGTTAAAGCTTCGACTGCTAATGTAGTAGCTTCAATAATTGAGCATTATGATGATAAAATCCCGGCGGGCCGGCTTATAAGTCAATCGGTAAAACCGGGGACCCTGCTAAATGAGGGTGAATCCACAATTATCCTCTATTATTCTTTGGGGTCACCTTATATACCTAGCTTCAGCGGTCATAATGAAAATGATGTTGCACAAATGTTTACAGAAATGAATAGTAAAAAGGCAAAAGTTTCATATAAGGTAGATTACGTGTATGACGGCATGACACCAAAAGGTACTGTGATAATTAACTCCAATGCTAATTCCACTGTGCCCACAGGTTCTTCCGTGACCCTCACCGTCAGTAAGGGTGGCAGGGTAATTGTCGGTGATTACGTTAAAAAGGATTTCCGATCGGAAGAAATGGGGGCAGAGATAACAAAGCTGGAAGAACAGGGCTTAAAAGTTATCTATGAATATGTGGAATCCTCCAGGGAAAGCGGAACTATCGTCAAACAATCCATTAAATCCGGTACGCAGGTTAATACAGCGGACCATATTCTTATCCTGGAGGTTGCCAATTAAAAGTAAAATAACAACCGTTTAGGTTAATTGTATAGCAGTGATTGAGAGGATGGCCAGTTCATCCTCTCTTTCTTTAGGGCGGGGAAAACCTACATGGTCATCAGGAAAAAATGCAGTTGTAAAGGACTATGGTAATAAATGTTGAATTTCAACATGTACATAATATTCCAACCGGGAGGCGTACATAAATGATAAAACGCATGAACGTGGGAGATATTTTAGACCATACTTTCTCAATCTACAGAAATGACTTCAAATCATATTGGACCCTGGTGGCCCTGGGGATTGTCCCTGCCGCCCTGCTCAACATCCTGTCCCTGCTTTTATTTCCCGTGGCAGCGATTGACCCCTTAGACGGAGTTGGGGTTATGATTAATTCCGGCTTTTTTGCCGGCAGTATTATCTTTGCCATTGTGGGGGGGATTTTGCAGGCCATCGCCTATGGCGGCCTGATAAAAAAATCAGCGGAACAAATAGCGGGAGGGGATATTGAAGCCAACGACGCTTTTAAGTTTGGCGTACGGAAAATCGTACCTGCCTTAGTGGGGGGCCTGCTTGTGGCCGTTGCCGTTTTTCTTGGATTTCTGGCACTGATCATTCCGGGAATTTATCTAATAGTCAGCTTTGCCATGTATTTTCACACCATAATCATTGAAGATGAGGGGCCGTTAGGGGGAATAAGGAGAAGCAGGCGCCTCATCAAAGGGTACTGGTGGCGCTCTCTGGGCGTTTTTATTCTAATTGGAATTTTAACCGGCATTATTGCCTCCATCGTTGCCATCCCGTTTGGTTTACTGTCAGGATTCTTTTTTGTTGGTAATCCCACTACATATGCAATTGTAAATACCTTGGTAAACATCCCCGTCCACATCTTGATCACCCCGCTGACGGCCATTGCATATACGCTCTACTATTATGATTTGCGGGTGCGTCAGGAAAATCTTGATCTGGACATGGCAATTGACGGAATTACTACTTCCAATGAAACTACGGGGGGAGCATGATACAGCTTTACAGCTTCAGCTTGGTCGCCAATGCACAAATTAATAACGACGATGCCCGTCAGCTACTGGAGAAAATCTTAAACACTGCAGAGTTTGCACATGCCCGTGAGGGCATTAGCATCAGTGAATATCTTAGCCATCTGCTGTTACGTGTCCTGTCATACATAAACCTGGATCGCGTAAACGATGTCTTGATTATTGCCATCGTTGTCGCAGGTATTTTGCTGACGTTTTGGCTTGTTCGGCTTACAGCACCTTTCTTGAAAGGTATGAGCTCTAATGTAGAAAGTATCGCTGTTACCGAGGCTGCCACTGTACGCCCTTCACCGCCCAGCCTGCTGCAGGAAGCAGAGAAAAAAGCATCTGCCGGCCATTTTAGATTGGCGCTTCGCGACCTGTATCTTTCTCTCCTGTTTGAAATGGACAACCGACGAGTGATCTCTTACCGACCGGCAAAGACAAACCATGAGTATCTGGCTGAAATCAGAAGCAATGCAGCTACGTTGGAAGCACGCTTTAAATCCATGGTCAATCTGTTTGACTATAAATGGTATGGATTAGAGCACTGTAACATGGAAGATTTCCAAAAGGGACGGGACCTTTATTTTTCCCTTATCCGGGAGGCTTCCCATGACTAAAAAGAAAATAATAGTTTTGTTTGTCGTTGCCCTTTTGGTAATTAGTTTGCTGATTTTCAGGACAGCCGGACCATATCAGCCTTATTCTTCATACAGTCCCATGGCCGACGGAACCAAAGCGATATATTTATTGCTGGAAGAGGTGGGCATTAGCTCTGCTCAGCTTTTAGATGCAGTCCCCTCTGATCCCGGTTTAATGATTCTTATTGAGCCAGGAGATACACTGCTGGTAAACCATTGGCATGATTTGGCAGAGTGGGTGAGTCAGGGTAATACAATATTTATTGCAGCACAGCATGCGTCACCCCTTTATGAGCAGCTGGAGTTAGACACAGAGCTGGTTTTTCATGAACCGGAGACACACCGGATTTCCACAGAACAGGACATAAAACACCATTTGCTGCAAGACGTTGAGACCCTCACGCTTAACTGGGGTACAAGGTTAGTGCAGCACGATAAAATGGGTTTTGCCTACGGCGATCAGCGAGGAATTTTCCTGGCTGAAAAAACCCTCGGTGAGGGACAGATAATCATCTTAACCCAATCATACCTACTGACCAATAGATTTATCAGTCAAGCAGATAATCTGATTTTGTTTTTGAATGTGGTCCGCAATTACGGTCAGGAAGGTGTCTGGTTTAACGAACTGGCGCATGGTTTTTCCTGGACTGACGAACCAACAACAGCATTTATCTGGCCTCTGCGATTTGCTGCCGCACAGCTGGCGCTTGGCATCGCATTGCTCTTTTTCTTCTGGGGTAAGCGCTTTGGACGCCCGATTCCCCTGACGGCAGATCATTTGCCGGAGGCAGGAGAATATATAACGTCTCTGGCTAACATATATCGCCAGGGTAAAGCACAGAAACTGGCACTTGAGAGCTTTCACCAAGCTTTTCTCGACAACCTGGCAAAATATCTAGGTGCCGGTGCCAACATCCCCGCACACAAACTGGTGCAGATTTTTTCTAAAAGGCCTTGGGTTAATGTTGCTGAGCTGGAAGAACTGCTGACCCAGTGTGAAACATTAAAGGCAAAAACAGACATAACGGAACAAGAACTTTTTACACTGGCCCGCAACATCGATATGTGGCAGGAAAATAATCTATTGCGCCGTCCTGAAAGGAGAAATATGAATGGAAGACAAAGCGATTAATACTCAGGCAGAAGACCTTTTTTCTGCTATGGGCAACATCATTTCGGGGCAAAGGAACGTTATGGAGGACGTTCTGGTGGCCGTTATTGCTCAGGGACATGTTCTGCTGGAAGGCCCTCCCGGCGTAGGAAAAACCACCATTGTAAATACTCTGGCTTCATTGGTAAACTGCAGTTTCAGACGCATCCAGTTCACTCCGGATCTAATGCCTTCTGATGTTATCGGCAACAACGTCTTTAATTTCCAAACCAGCCGGTTTGTGTTAAAAAAAGGCCCGGTTTTCACCCACTTCTTATTGGCTGATGAAATAAACCGCACACCGCCTAAAACCCAGGCTGCACTGCTGGAAGCCATGGAAGAAAGACAGGTTACGCTGGATGGTGAAACTATTGCTTTAGAAGAACCTTTCATCGTGGTAGCCACCGAAAACCCCATTGAACATGAGGGGACTTATCCGCTGCCGGAAGCACAATTGGACCGCTTTATGATGAAAGTGCTGGTATCATACCCTGAGGCAAGTGAAGAAAAACAAATGCTGGAGCGTCTACAAAACGGAAAAGCTCCGGTGTTAAATGAGCTTCGCCCCGTGCTGGAACAAAAAGACCTGATTGCTTTAAGCCGGAAAACAGACGAAATAACGGTGGAAGAATCAGTGATGGAATATATTTTAAGCATTGTCAGAGCAACCCGAAATGACCATAACCTGTTTTTGGGAGGAAGTCCACGGGCTTCCCTTGCACTGCTCAGATGTGGCAAAGCGCTGGCAGCTTTAAACGGGCGAACATTTGTCACTCCGGATGATATCAAAAGAGTTTGTTTTCCTGTTTTGCGGCACAGAATTATCCTCAAACCTGAAGCAGAGATTGAAGGCTTAACCCAGGACGATGTTATTCAGCTCATTTTAAACGGTGTGGAGGTTCCCAGATAATCAAAAAGGCCAAACGGAGGTTACATATGGTTTCTTCGCCCAGACTGATCGCCATTGTCTTCAGTGGTGCTGCAGCCTTGTTTTTCCTCATCCTTGCTGCATCAATAAGCACAACCCAGGCAATGGCCTTATTTATCCTCTATAATGCAGTCACCGGCGTGCTGCTGCTTGCCGACCGGCGCCTAACACCAACGCCCGGGATGCTGCAAATTGACCGCACTTTTGAACATCGTTTCTCCCTTGGCGCTGATAATCCGGTGACTATTACCGCAGCTAACAGAAGCTCCGCCGACCTTACTTTAACCATCAAAGATGAGCCGCCGTTTAGCTTCCAGGCCAGCGCAAAAACTATCACAGGCAAACTTCCGGCTTCATCCCAGGCTACATTTAGATATACACTGAACCCTCCCAAGCGGGGCGACTATCTGTTTGGCAGCATTAATTTACGCTATCCAAGCAGGCTGGGATTATTTATTTGGCAAAGCAGCTTGCCTTTAGAGAATAACATGATTCGTGTTTATCCCAATATCCGGGAAATCAGAAAATATCAGATTCTGACCCAGCGAAGCCATCTGGTGGAGGCGGGACTAAAACGCTCACGTGCCACAGGGTTGGGGACCGATTTTGAAAGCCTGCGCGACTATCAGATTGATGATACGTACCGACGCATTAACTGGGGAGCTACAGCAAGGCGAGGCCGCCTTACCGTCAATCAGTACACAGTGGATCGCAGTCAAAATATTTTGCTTGTTCTGGATGCAGGACGTCTGATGAGTGGCACAATCACCACTCTATCTAAACTGGATCATGCCGTAAATACCAGCCTTCTATTGGGGTATGTGGGCGTAACCCATGATGACAATGTGGGGATGATTTCATTTGCAGATGAGGTGAAAACATACCTGCCGCCCCGTAAAGGACAACCTCAACTGCAAAAAATTTTGGCAGGACTGTACAACTTGCAGCCTCAAATAGTGGAAAGTGACTACCAGGCGGTCTGCAGGTATATCGGCTTCAGAAACAGAAAGCGCAGCTTAATCTGTTTCTTTACCGACCTGATTGATGATGAATCATCACGTCGCCTGATTACACATCTGTCTTCATTGACCGGCAAACACTTGGTACTCTGCATTACCATGCTGGATCAGCAGATAGTAAAGCAGGCCGAAAAAACACCTGAGGATTCATTGGAGCTATATCAAAAAGCTGTGGCTCAGACAGTACTGCGCAACCGTCGGGAAGCGATTTCCATTTTAAAAAGCAACGGTGTGGTGGTAGTAGACGTGCCCCCCGACGAACTTTCAGTTGCCACCATAAATAAATACCTGGAACTTAAATCGCAATCAAGATTGTAGGAGGTACAGTAGTGAATTCCGAAGTTTTTCTGGCTTCCAACCGCAAAACGTGGGAACGGCTTAATCTCATTCTCGATAAGATAGCACAAAACGGTCCGGCCGCTCTTTCACAGGAGGACATAAAAGCGCTGGGGCCGCTTTTTCGCCGTGTTACTGCTCACCTTGCCTACGCCAATACCCATTTCCCCGGCCACGAGATGAATGAGTATCTAAACAAATTGGTGGTAAAAGCTCATGCACATATTTATAAAAAAGAAACCATGGGTATGTACCGACTGATGAGATTTTTTTCCACTGAGTTCCCCTCACTTGTGGCCATTCATTGGCAAATGATTACGGCAGCAGGCATCATCCTAATCTTTGGGCTGCTCTCAGGCTACCTGTTAAATTATTACCAGCCGTCTTTAAATTCACTTATTGTTCCGGAGCAGATGCAAACCTTAATCGGCGAAGACCTGGCACGCGGCAATGTGGGCGCCGACTGGCCGGTAGCAGAGAGGCCCGCAATTTCATCGATGATAATGGTTAACAACATTCAAGTCGGTTTCTTATCTTTTGCCCTGGGGTTTACCTGGGGCCTGGGGACGGTTTATGTTATGCTCTACAATGGGTTACTGGTCGGCGTCCTCGGCGCCATCTTCACCTCTGCAGGTTTTGGACTTGAATTTTGGACTTTGATTTTACCGCATGGGGCACTTGAATTGGCTGCCATCTTTATTTGTGGAGGAGCAGGTCTCGTTTTGGCCAAAGCGCTGGTCAAACCGGGTGATTACCTTCGCAAAGACGCTTTGCTCATTCAAGGGAAAATAGCCATGAAGCTTGTTTTAGGTACAATTCCCATGTTTGTCATTGCGGCACTAATCGAGGGCTTTATCACTCCCAGCAACCTCCCGGGCGCTGCCAAGCTTCTGGTGGCGGTATTATCAATGCTGCTCTTCTTTCTTTACCTCTACACAGGAATTCGCAAAAACAGAAACATTATAAAACAGGAGGCAACAAGTGCAACAAGAATATAAATGGCTTAGCCCTGAAAAAGTTTACCTGAATTTAGAATTAGCCGGTCTTGGCTCCCGGTTTGCTGCCCGTTTTATCGACGGTGTTATTCAGGTTATCCTAATTATTTTTGTGGGGGTTATAAGCTTCTATGCCCCTTGGGATACCACTCTGAATATTGCTCTGCTGTTTATTTTAGTATTTGCCGTAATGACCGGATACTTTATCTTTTTTGAAACTTTTTGGAACGGTCAGACCCCTGGCAAACGAATAATTCGCATTCGTGTGGTGCAATCAGACGGTTCGGCAGTAACCTTTGTCAAAGTTCTCATCCGTAATATTATCCGTATCATCGATCAGCTCCCGTTCTCATATGCCATTGGCATGATTTCCGTATTCGTTACCAAGAGCAGTCAAAGGCTAGGCGATATGGCAGCCGGAACGATTGTGGTTAAAGAAAACATAGAAGAAGTACCTAAGCCCCTTGAACTACATGTTGAGGAAATGCCCTGGACCGGAGCAGCACGGCTAAATATTCACAAAATAAGCGAAAATGAATTTGCAGTCTTGAAAAAATACCTGCTGCGCCGCAGCTCACTTAGCACCATTGAAAAACAGGAATGGGACCATAAACTCACCCTGTTTTTCCGTGAACAACTGGGATTATCATCACTCGATACAGGACCTCCACTACAGTTTCTGCAGCAGGTTGCAGCCCTTTACCAAAACCAATGATTTGATCTGACGCAACTTAAACCTCAAGCTCTAACTGTCAAAAAGAACTATCAGTGTTTTTTCGGATAGCTTCCGTGATGTAAAAGCCTATGTTGATGCCCCGTGTCACTAGGGGGAGCAATAGAGGCATAAAACAAGCGACACGGGTTGGAGCCCGTGTCGCTTGTTTTATGGGAACCGAATAAGCGTGCCGTTCTTACATTGTTACTTTCTGATTCTCAGAGAACTGCCGGGCCAGGTTCACAAAGGTGGGTGGCAGTGAGGTCCGTATGCCGGTGGCATGGTTAACAAAGAAGATAATCTGATGGCCTTCTGCCAGCAACCGTCCGTTTTTGTTGACGTAACGGAAGATGAGGCGGGCCCGGCCCTGTTCTTCAGAATAATCTCCGATGCTTACCCTGACTTCCACACTTTCGTTGAGGAAGACCGGATATAGGTAGCGGATTGAGACCTCACCGGTCAAAAAGGCGGGCCACTCAATTTGGTTTAAGTCCCCGTTTTCCACAATCATCCGTTCCCGGGCAATACAGGCCCAGTCCAGGTATCTGGCATCATAGGCAATTCCCAGTACCGTGGCATCCTGTGGCGTCACAACATGATGATAAGCATAGTAATTACCAGCCATAATACACCTCCATAAAAGTTGTGTGAAAATTCTGTATATTTGAATCATACCATTTTTTCCCCCATATTGCAAAGCTAAATTCCATTTTATTCAATGCAGGCTAATTCAGGTATTTCAAGAGTTTCATTACCAGTCAATTTTCTTAGGGAGTTCCAACTGGAGTTCAAAGCTTTCCCTGGGGTATCCTTGTTCTCTGGCCGCGCTTTCCAGTTCATCTTCCAGATCTATGTAGTCTTTATCGCGTTGAGCAATCCGTTTTGCCATAATGGAAATGTTTTTAAGGCGTTTTTCCGGGGACATTTTGACAAAGCGGTAGTTAAGAAGGTCTATATATTGAGTGAGATAGTCCCGAAAAGTAAGATATTCGGAATTCATAATGTTTAGCATGCGGGAAAATGTGGGGGCAGTAACGGTTTCACTGAGGCAGTGCATAATTGCCGCCTGAAATTGACGTACTGTAACAAGGGGAAGATTCCAGATCGTTTTGCTGTCTGTGAATCTGATGTGATGTTTTTTGGCCAAACTTTCAGCGTGGAGGTCCAATAGTTCGTTGAGAACCATAATGATAAACAATGTTTCCGGCCAAAACATTTTGATTTTCATATAGACATTCTTGTCGGAGCAGATAACAGACTGAAATCGTTTCACGTCCTCATTAATGCCATTGTCCACAAAAAGAATTTCCCGGTCCCCCATAAAAGCATGGCGCAGATCGTAGCAGAGGCCCAGCACACGGAGGCGGGACTGTTCAAGGGCCGGGTGCTCTTCCTCATTGCCTACCACTGTATGCAGTGATCCATATAAATTGTTAAAATCATTATAGTCGCCACAGATGGCAACGCCGGTGTTGTTTGTAGTATTTTGAGCATAAATCATTTTAGTTTGTGCTCCTCATTTTAGGCTAATTATACTCCTTGCCGCTGGTAAACGGCAAGTTTTAGGTGCTATTGTTCAGTTTCTCTTAATTATTAATATTTCTTTTATTGCTATGTAAAATGTTTGTTTGTAAGTTGTTGTGGCTGCATAATTGTGGTAGAAAAAATGACTATGTTTCTTTGCCGCCATTCTAAAAAAACGATATAATTAGCATAAATACAGGCAGAGCTTAGGAGGGACGTAATGAAATTTGTATGGTGTACAATTACGGTGAAGAATATGGAAGAATCGTTAAAGTTCTATCAGGAAATTGTAGGTCTTTCTGTGAATAAAAGATTTACAGCAGGGCCGGAGATGGAATTAGTGTTTTTGGGAGATGGTGAAACACAGGTAGAGCTGATTTGCAATCCTAGCCAAAAAGCACCGCGGCAGGTTGAGGGAATCTCCATTGGGTT
The Dethiobacter alkaliphilus AHT 1 genome window above contains:
- a CDS encoding DUF6904 family protein — translated: MIYAQNTTNNTGVAICGDYNDFNNLYGSLHTVVGNEEEHPALEQSRLRVLGLCYDLRHAFMGDREILFVDNGINEDVKRFQSVICSDKNVYMKIKMFWPETLFIIMVLNELLDLHAESLAKKHHIRFTDSKTIWNLPLVTVRQFQAAIMHCLSETVTAPTFSRMLNIMNSEYLTFRDYLTQYIDLLNYRFVKMSPEKRLKNISIMAKRIAQRDKDYIDLEDELESAAREQGYPRESFELQLELPKKIDW
- a CDS encoding VOC family protein, which encodes MKFVWCTITVKNMEESLKFYQEIVGLSVNKRFTAGPEMELVFLGDGETQVELICNPSQKAPRQVEGISIGFEVKSVDEMIQYIKEKGLEVDSGPFQPNPHVRFFFVKDPNGVSVQFVENV